A single region of the Hylaeus volcanicus isolate JK05 chromosome 5, UHH_iyHylVolc1.0_haploid, whole genome shotgun sequence genome encodes:
- the LOC128876220 gene encoding uncharacterized protein LOC128876220 isoform X2, whose product MRLLVLSLLFCAGLALAQHNQYAVTTPVPILKQINKHNEDGSYSYGYEAADGSYKIESKYPTGEVYGKYGFVDDTGSVREIEYGASRRGFEPVGPGINVPPPTLRGNSIADPNEPIDDGSYKEDPSIYYTDPRYTNGERYEPIPRQPLVQNTPKPIPAPIYNPPRYPTQVQYQPKPQYQPEYRPQYGSQYQPQYQGQQQPPAYRVPPIQSGIQGRSGPNVDPNAGLASYTVNYRR is encoded by the exons ATGCGTCTTCTC GTGTTGTCTCTCTTGTTTTGCGCTGGCCTTGCGCTCGCCCAGCACAATCAGTACGCTGTGACCACGCCGGTGCCCATTTTGAAGCAAATAAACAA GCACAACGAAGATGGCAGCTACAGCTATGGCTATGAGGCAGCTGATGGTTCGTACAAGATCGAATCGAAGTATCCAACTGGCGAAGTTTATGGAAAATATGGATTCGTCGACGATACCGGAAGCGTTCGCGAGATTGAATACGGCGCATCGAGACGTGGTTTCGAGCCTGTTGGTCCTGGGATAAACGTCCCACCGCCCACGTTAAGGGGTAACAGCATCGCTGACCCTAACGAACCCATCGACGACGGTTCGTACAAGGAAGACCCGTCTATTTATTACACGGATCCTCGATACACTAATGGGGAACGTTACGAGCCGATCCCTCGGCAACCACTCGTTCAGAATACGCCTAAGCCGATTCCAGCGCCGATTTATAATCCACCCAG GTATCCCACGCAAGTGCAGTACCAACCGAAGCCCCAGTATCAGCCAGAGTATCGACCGCAGTACGGATCCCAGTATCAACCACAATATCAGGGCCAACAACAACCTCCCGCGTATCGCGTCCCGCCGATACAAAGCGGAATTCAGGGTCGTTCAGGCCCCAATGTCGATCCCAATGCCGGGTTAGCCTCTTACACGGTTAATTACAGGCGATAG
- the LOC128876220 gene encoding uncharacterized protein LOC128876220 isoform X1, translated as MWISTVLSLLFCAGLALAQHNQYAVTTPVPILKQINKHNEDGSYSYGYEAADGSYKIESKYPTGEVYGKYGFVDDTGSVREIEYGASRRGFEPVGPGINVPPPTLRGNSIADPNEPIDDGSYKEDPSIYYTDPRYTNGERYEPIPRQPLVQNTPKPIPAPIYNPPRYPTQVQYQPKPQYQPEYRPQYGSQYQPQYQGQQQPPAYRVPPIQSGIQGRSGPNVDPNAGLASYTVNYRR; from the exons GTGTTGTCTCTCTTGTTTTGCGCTGGCCTTGCGCTCGCCCAGCACAATCAGTACGCTGTGACCACGCCGGTGCCCATTTTGAAGCAAATAAACAA GCACAACGAAGATGGCAGCTACAGCTATGGCTATGAGGCAGCTGATGGTTCGTACAAGATCGAATCGAAGTATCCAACTGGCGAAGTTTATGGAAAATATGGATTCGTCGACGATACCGGAAGCGTTCGCGAGATTGAATACGGCGCATCGAGACGTGGTTTCGAGCCTGTTGGTCCTGGGATAAACGTCCCACCGCCCACGTTAAGGGGTAACAGCATCGCTGACCCTAACGAACCCATCGACGACGGTTCGTACAAGGAAGACCCGTCTATTTATTACACGGATCCTCGATACACTAATGGGGAACGTTACGAGCCGATCCCTCGGCAACCACTCGTTCAGAATACGCCTAAGCCGATTCCAGCGCCGATTTATAATCCACCCAG GTATCCCACGCAAGTGCAGTACCAACCGAAGCCCCAGTATCAGCCAGAGTATCGACCGCAGTACGGATCCCAGTATCAACCACAATATCAGGGCCAACAACAACCTCCCGCGTATCGCGTCCCGCCGATACAAAGCGGAATTCAGGGTCGTTCAGGCCCCAATGTCGATCCCAATGCCGGGTTAGCCTCTTACACGGTTAATTACAGGCGATAG